A genome region from Sander vitreus isolate 19-12246 chromosome 21, sanVit1, whole genome shotgun sequence includes the following:
- the cdc42ep4b gene encoding cdc42 effector protein 4 translates to MPILKQLVNNSNQSKRRSRADLTAEMISAPLGDFRHTMHVGRGGDAFGDTSFLSTRSGEPPREPETKQSSPGPKPGLLSRTFRSSKRSQSVNRGDKYDYNMMAPSGGSSTYVKNAISLPYLNDEDINRGNQLPKSVSSSPMKRLSEIESKPVNGATAMATLDAEFEERNFGELADLPPSMPKGGGMKHAESMMSFHIDLGPSMLGDILSVMEKKGWEEDDLGYEEGKGSEGRASPSLIPHIDDDEVEVQAPARPPRSMYQQKPMVDPYTPELHTRNNHHDLDSCSVSSSGSVTEEKPRYHVHDGDTDSAKYSSPRGEEDRDFTFMDDDDDEIRV, encoded by the coding sequence ATGCCTATTCTCAAGCAGCTGGTGAACAACTCCAACCAGTCGAAGCGGCGGTCTCGGGCTGACCTGACCGCAGAGATGATCAGCGCTCCATTGGGGGACTTCCGCCACACAATGCACGTTGGCAGGGGAGGGGATGCCTTCGGGGACACTTCATTTCTTAGCACTCGATCAGGGGAACCACCCAGGGAGCCGGAGACAAAGCAGAGCTCCCCCGGCCCCAAACCAGGGCTGTTGTCCCGCACCTTCAGAAGCAGCAAGCGCTCTCAGTCAGTAAACCGGGGGGACAAGTATGACTACAATATGATGGCGCCTTCTGGTGGCTCATCCACCTATGTGAAAAACGCCATATCCCTGCCTTACCTAAACGATGAGGACATTAACAGAGGCAACCAACTGCCGAAGAGCGTGTCCTCAAGCCCGATGAAGAGGCTGTCGGAGATTGAAAGCAAGCCGGTAAATGGAGCGACAGCGATGGCGACATTAGATGCAGAGTTCGAAGAGCGTAATTTCGGAGAACTTGCAGATTTGCCTCCATCCATGCCTAAGGGAGGTGGAATGAAGCACGCAGAGTCTATGATGTCCTTTCACATTGACTTGGGGCCCTCCATGCTCGGGGATATCCTGAGCGTGATGGAAAAGAAGGGCTGGGAGGAGGACGACCTCGGCTACGAAGAGGGCAAGGGTAGCGAGGGCCGCGCGTCACCCTCCCTCATTCCCCACATAGATGATGATGAAGTGGAGGTGCAGGCCCCTGCAAGGCCACCTCGCAGCATGTACCAGCAAAAGCCCATGGTGGATCCCTACACCCCGGAGCTACACACCAGGAACAACCACCATGACCTGGATAGCTGCTCTGTCTCCAGCTCCGGCTCAGTCACTGAGGAGAAACCTCGGTACCACGTCCACGACGGCGACACGGACAGTGCAAAGTACAGTTCACCACGTGGGGAGGAAGACAGAGATTTCACCTTCAtggatgatgacgatgatgagaTTCGAGTGTAG